From the Terriglobia bacterium genome, the window TATTCATTTTTCCCAACGTATCGGGTGACGCGTTCGTCTATGGCGACATCGCCAAGCAATGGCTCAACCACGGTGTTTTCGGGTTGGTTGACGCGCGAGGCCTGCACTCCACACTGATCCGCCTGCCCGGATACCCCGCGTTTTTGGCCGCCATTTTCTCTGTTTTTGGCCAGGAGCACTACACCGCCGTGATGGTGGTGCAGGCGTTCATTGATACCAACACTTGCCTGGTGATCGCCGGCCTGGCGTTGGAACTCATGGACGCTCGCGCCGCCCGCGCTGCCTACTTGCTGGCGGCACTATGCCCCTTCACCGCGAACTACACGGCAGCTCCGTTGACGGAAACGCTGGCCATCGCTTGCGCAGCGCACGCTCTCTATTACGGCGTCCGCGGAGTCCGCGCGCTGGAAGCCGGCGTGCCCTGCCTTGGCGTGTGGTCCCTGGCTGGGCTGTGGACGGGCTTGGGATTGCTCATCCGCCCGGATGGCGGACTGGTGCTGGCCGCGCTGGGCGTTCCGCTGCTGGCGATGCTGCTGAGGCCGTCGAACCGACGCGCCGTGGTGGCCGCGGGATTGGCGGTGACCCTGATCAGTCTGGCTCCGCTTGTCCCGTGGACCATCCGCAACTGGCGCACCTTCCACATCTTTCAGCCGCTGGCGCCGCGTTATGCCAACGATCCCGGAGAGTTCGTGCCGCTCGGCTTCCAGCATTGGACCAAGACGTGGATTGTGGATTACGTATCAGTGGCCGAGATTTACTGGCATGTGGAGTCCGAGCCGATTGACATTGACCAGTTGCCGCAACGGGCTTTCGACTCACTACCGCAGTATGAGGGCACCGAGGCGCTGATTGACCGCTACAACGAACAGCGGTTTATTGATCCTGAGATGGATGC encodes:
- a CDS encoding glycosyltransferase family 39 protein yields the protein MRALLELVRQNKWFFLFATLAALGLRLFFVFIFPNVSGDAFVYGDIAKQWLNHGVFGLVDARGLHSTLIRLPGYPAFLAAIFSVFGQEHYTAVMVVQAFIDTNTCLVIAGLALELMDARAARAAYLLAALCPFTANYTAAPLTETLAIACAAHALYYGVRGVRALEAGVPCLGVWSLAGLWTGLGLLIRPDGGLVLAALGVPLLAMLLRPSNRRAVVAAGLAVTLISLAPLVPWTIRNWRTFHIFQPLAPRYANDPGEFVPLGFQHWTKTWIVDYVSVAEIYWHVESEPIDIDQLPQRAFDSLPQYEGTEALIDRYNEQRFIDPEMDAEFQKLAADRVNYNPFRYFVWLPALRVADMWLRPRTEMLGLGDRWWEFSNDRRDSSIAMAWGFLNLLFLLAAARGWLRWRLGMAGVLVVGFMLLRSAFLGTLENPEPRYVLECFPVVLALAGGAFSRRASGQQTAGHSFRSASSMYFRYSAGAVFISIGLRRPPVK